A region of Panicum virgatum strain AP13 chromosome 8N, P.virgatum_v5, whole genome shotgun sequence DNA encodes the following proteins:
- the LOC120685097 gene encoding uncharacterized protein LOC120685097: MANVDSKEQHEPPPANMLVLDLRKYLLLLAILAATVTYAAGLNPPGGVWLESGGGHLTGNQVLVVTYHARYNAFSYSNATAFMASAVVILLLLLAVKDKESKGAMFNALRVVMALDMLALVVAYIAGASRDATTTTVASSLAFPVLVYVMTHAVASFIGRYRPKSPCDLCVATTIMMKRRRKVLMLLAIFATTITYTAGLNPPGAFWPKTQDGHRAGDPAMQERHRGRFLVFFVLNTLAFVASVGVIMLLLTNQFNEKFCNKFLYLHLQYVCIGVALVSLAGAYAAGTCRKTDSTTSVVVLYLCSLALVLGLLYHASRSRGNLDEKQDNNKNQTKAKDHSLSTARSLVLLLATLAAAVTYQAGLNPPGGFWPDDRDGHKGGDPILLAKHATRYRVFFYCNSTALAASLVVIFMVQRNCLSKRTTYDKLRLHALQAVMILDLIALIGAYAAGCCRDTSTSIYVIALAGGVLVYVVFHLVFFTMHRDDLHEKKEIVERDRKLLLMLAILATTLTYQAGLTPPGGFWLEDDNELGHRAGDPVLLSNYPRRYTAFFYLNATGFMASVALTVLLVNPNLYRAAIRSHALCVCMVAGLFGLMGAYAAGSSRHLRTSIYMIALIGLVFTFITLLLIFLSHPDLIGKWIRRNPCGCDKSKPPNGTEKQAAANPPIATVGTDEAAVRSLEAGDGTTGKEASLSRSIEAGGGTSSSSGNHVEPHTERRYLVLLGVLAASVTYQAGLVPPGGFWPDNRDGHAAGNPILHDSNDRRYHIFFCCNSISFAASIAVIALLMLELVKRKDDRERTFLIRAAHYMMLLDLVGLLGAYAAGSSREWETSGYIVALVAAVPLYIGVHIFMYWMCRPAPGTSG, from the exons ATGGCCAATGTCGACAGCAAAGAGCAGcatgagccgccgccggcgaacaTGCTCGTGCTGGACCTGCGCAAGTACCTCCTGCTGCTGGCCATCCTGGCGGCGACGGTGACCTACGCCGCCGGGCTGAACCCGCCAGGTGGCGTCTGGctagagagcggcggcggccacctcaCCGGCAACCAAGTCCTCGTGGTCACCTACCACGCGCGCTACAACGCCTTCAGCTACAGCAACGCGACCGCATTCATGGCGTCGGCCgtcgtcatcctcctcctcctcctcgccgtcaaGGATAAGGAAAGCAAGGGCGCCATGTTCAATGCCCTGCGCGTGGTCATGGCACTAGACATGCTTGCCCTCGTCGTGGCCTACATCGCCGGGGCCAGCCGggacgccaccaccaccaccgtggCCTCGTCGCTGGCGTTCCCAGTTCTCGTCTACGTCATGACGCACGCGGTGGCCTCCTTTATCGGCCGATATCGACCGAAATCTCCG TGCGACCTTTGCGTGGCGACGACGATCATGATGAAGAGGCGGCGCAAGGTGCTGATGCTCCTTGCCATCTTCGCGACGACCATCACCTATACAGCGGGGCTGAACCCGCCGGGAGCATTCTGGCCGAAGACTCAGGACGGCCACCGCGCGGGGGACCCGGCCATGCAGGAGCGCCACCGGGGCCGCTTCCTAGTCTTCTTCGTCCTCAACACCTTGGCGTTCGTCGCATCCGTGGGCGTGATCATGCTGCTCCTGACTAACCAATTCAACGAGAAGTTCTGCAACAAGTTCTTGTACCTGCACCTGCAGTATGTCTGCATCGGTGTAGCGCTGGTCAGCCTGGCCGGAGCATACGCTGCCGGGACCTGCAGGAAGACGGACTCTACCACTTCCGTCGTCGTCCTCTATCTCTGCAGCCTCGCACTCGTGCTCGGCCTCTTGTACCATGCCAGCCGGAGCCGGGGCAATCT GGATGAGAAGCAAGACAACAATAAGAACCAAACAAAAGCTAAAGATCATAGCCTCAGCACAGCTCGATCTCTGGTCCTTCTACTTGCAACACTTGCGGCCGCCGTGACATACCAAGCTGGCCTAAACCCGCCAGGCGGCTTCTGGCCTGACGACCGCGACGGCCACAAGGGCGGAGACCCGATCCTCTTAGCCAAGCATGCCACACGGTACCGGGTGTTCTTCTACTGCAACTCGACAGCCCTTGCAGCCTCCTTGGTTGTCATCTTCATGGTTCAAAGAAATTGCCTAAGCAAAAGGACCACCTATGACAAACTTAGGCTCCATGCACTGCAGGCTGTCATGATACTGGACTTGATCGCCCTGATAGGTGCCTACGCCGCAGGATGCTGCCGGGATACGAGCACATCTATCTACGTTATTGCCCTGGCGGGCGGTGTGCTGGTCTACGTGGTCTTCCACTTGGTCTTCTTCACAATGCATCGCGACGACCTCCACGAGAAGAAGGAGATCGTGGAGCGCGACCGGAAGCTGTTGCTGATGCTAGCGATCTTGGCCACGACACTCACGTACCAAGCCGGGCTAACCCCGCCCGGGGGCTTCTGGCTCGAGGACGACAATGAGCTTGGCCACCGGGCCGGTGACCCGGTCCTCTTGAGCAACTACCCTCGCCGCTACACGGCCTTCTTCTACCTCAATGCGACAGGCTTCATGGCGTCCGTCGCACTCACCGTCCTCCTGGTGAACCCGAACCTCTACAGGGCGGCGATACGGAGCCACGCACTGTGCGTGTGCATGGTGGCCGGCCTGTTTGGTCTCATGGGCGCCTATGCTGCAGGAAGCTCAAGGCATCTGCGGACATCCATCTACATGATTGCATTGATCGGTCTAGTGTTCACATTTATAACCTTGCTACTTATATTCTTGTCCCATCCCGACTTGATAGGGAAGTGGATAAGACGGAACCCTTGTGGTTGTGACAAATCAAAGCCTCCCAACGGCACAGAGAAGCAGGCGGCAGCGAACCCTCCTATAGCTACTGTGGGTACCGACGAAGCCGCCGTACGCAGCTTAGAGGCTGGTGATGGCACGACGGGCAAGGAAGCATCTCTGTCCCGCTCCATTGAAGCTGGTGGTGGCACAAGCAGCTCATCAGGAAACCATGTTGAGCCACACACGGAGCGAAGGTACCTGGTGCTACTGGGAGTCCTTGCCGCGAGCGTCACCTACCAGGCCGGCCTTGTCCCTCCGGGTGGTTTCTGGCCGGACAACAGGGACGGCCATGCGGCCGGCAACCCGATCCTGCACGACAGCAACGACCGCCGGTACCACATCTTCTTCTGCTGCAACTCCATCTCCTTCGCGGCATCCATCGCCGTCATCGCCCTGCTCATGCTGGAGCTCGTGAAAAGGAAGGATGACAGGGAGCGCACGTTCCTGATCCGTGCGGCACACTACATGATGCTACTGGACTTGGTCGGCCTCCTGGGTGCATACGCGGCTGGTTCTAGCAGGGAGTGGGAAACGTCCGGCTACATTGTGGCTCTGGTGGCCGCCGTGCCGCTCTACATTGGAGTGCATATCTTCATGTATTGGATGTGCCGGCCGGCGCCGGGCACATCGGGGTAA